A single region of the Kwoniella botswanensis chromosome 1, complete sequence genome encodes:
- a CDS encoding histone H2A.Z, with translation MSTKPTGGKGGKSKTSSETKTLTTRSSKAGLQFPVGRIHRFLRNKNANNVRIGAKAAVYVAAIMEYLTAEVLELAGNAAKDLRVKRITPRHLQLAIRGDEELDLLIRATIAGGGVLPHIHKSLVAKQGVSKKLKPTPAA, from the exons ATGTCAACGAAACCTACAGGTGGAAAAGGCGGTAAATCAAAGACCTCGTCGGAGACCAAGACACTTACTACCAGATCGTCGAAGGCTGGTTTACAG TTCCCCGTCGGTCGTATCCACAG ATTCCTACGAAATAAGAATGCAAACAATGTCCGAATCGGTGCCAAAGCTGCCGTCTACGTAGCAGCCATTATGGAATACCTGACCGCAGAAGTATTGGAGCTTGCAG GTAACGCCGCGAAGGATCTTAGAGTAAAGAGAATCACACCAAGACATTTACAATTGGCAATCAGGGGTGATGAGGAACTTGATCTTTTGATTAGAGCTACTATCgcaggtggtggtgtatTACCACATATCCACAAG TCCCTCGTCGCTAAACAAGGTGTatcgaagaagctcaaaCCCACACCTGCCGCTTAA
- a CDS encoding OPT family small oligopeptide transporter, whose product MSGINPRLSHGSTANPDLESVPLEEPPTPPSPGEYYKEKERDLEKASTGEDSNSANVAILEKEELTPDKAFTVAVEGDQSPFPEVAACVPNWDDPTLPCNTVRAWILVTVFVILFSGVNQFFGLRYPSLSLGYVVAQLLVHPIGKAWEKLPRWRVPLGPLAFDINPGKWSIKEHSLIAICVNLTAGTAYAMGSLVAITSPVYWNRDYGAGFSFLYLLTTQALGFGLAGLSRRWLVYPAALIWPSSLPSTVLLRALHEKQDHSPANGWTITRYRYFIYLTLGAFVWYWFPDYIWTSLSTFAFITWIAPNNQKVNAIFGMSSGLGLLPISFDWTQITYAFSPASPLTTPFYISCNAFATIVIFYLFLSPILYYSNVWQSAHLPLLSSSTFDNQGKTYNVSRVVNKLTLDFELEKYKEYSPMYVSMSYSLTYGLSFAAVTAVVVYTVLYNGKEIWARFKDAKHGGEDIHKRLMASYKEVPDWWYGVLTVVILGLGIFTTRYWDTGLPVWGFIVICFGMGVTLIIPEGILEGTTNQRIFLNIITELIAGYIWPGKPIANMMVKMYGYNTVKHGMDFAQDLKLGQYMKIPPRTLFFAQIYSTVLAAAVQTGVLRWMIGHIEDLCSPTNKNRFTCAGAKVVYNASIIWGTIGPQRMFQSGQTYNALMYFFLIGPVVTVLVWLLYRRYPNSWIKYINVPIFFNAAGNIPPATTTQYSLWFIFGFLFNYLIRKRAFNWWKRYNYLTQAAMDTGTALATIIIFFALSYNNITFDWWGNTVGSNTMDTKGTPWLSVPTGTHFGPGPGEF is encoded by the exons ATGTCAGGTATAAACCCCCGATTGAGTCATGGTTCAACGGCCAACCCCGATCTTGAGTCGGTTCCGCTTGAGGAACCTCCcacaccaccttcaccgGGAGAATACtataaagagaaagagcGAGATTTAGAAAAAGCTTCAACTGGAGAAGATAGCAACTCTGCAAACGTGGCGATTCtagagaaagaggaactCACACCTGATAAAGCGTTCACCGTAGCtgtagaaggagatcaatCACCGT TCCCCGAGGTAGCAGCTTGTGTACCCAATTGGGATGATCCGACATTACCATGTAATA CCGTCCGAGCTTGGATTCTCGTCACGGTTTTCGTCATTCTCTTCTCGGGGGTCAATCAATTTTTCGGATTGAGATAT CCATCCCTCTCTCTGGGCTACGTCGTTGCTCAATTGTTGGTCCACCCCATCGGAAAAGCTTGGGAGAAGCTCCCCCGATGGCGAGTGCCTCTTGGACCGCTGGCTTTCGACATCAATCCAGGAAAATGGTCAATAAAAGAGCACTCCTTAATTGCAATTTGCGTGAATCTCACAGCGGGAACCGCATATGCAATGGGTTCATTAGTAGCTATTACCAGTCCTGTGTATTGGAATCGTGATTACGGAGCTGGATTTTCCTTTTTGTACCTTCTTACCACTCAAGCATTAGGTTTCGGTCTTGCTGGCCTCTCCAGGAGATGGCTTGTCTATCCCGCTGCCCTCATATGGCCGTCGTCCCTTCCCTCGACTGTTTTACTACGAGCTCTACACGAAAAGCAAGATCATTCACCTGCAAACGGATGGACCATTACAAGATACAGATATTTCATCTATTTGACTTTGGGTGCTTTCGTCTGGTATTGGTTCCCTGATTATATCTGGACTTCCTTGAGTACTTTCGCATTTATAACTTGGATCGCACCCAACAATCAAAAGGTCAATGCGATTTTCGGT ATGAGCTCTGGTTTAGGTTTATTACCTATCAGTTTCGACTGGACTCAAATCACCTATGCTTTCTCACCTGCTTCTCCACTTACCACTCCATTCTACATCTCCTGTAATGCGTTTGCAACCATCGTTATCTTTTATCTGTTCTTATCTCCAATCTTGTACTATTCCAATGTCTGGCAAAGTGCACA TCTTCCATTACTGTCAAGTAGCACTTTCGATAATCAAGGCAAAACATACAACGTCTCTCGAGTGGTCAACAAGCTCACCCTCGACTTCGAATTAGAGAAATATAAAGAATATTCCCCCATGTACGTTAGCATGTCATATTCTCTCACCTACGGTCTATCCTTTGCTGCCGTCACGGCCGTAGTTGTATacactgtactgtataatGGAAAAGAAATTTGGGCAAGGTTCAAAGATGCTAAACATGGTGGTGAGGATATACATAAAAGATTGATGGCTTCATATAAAGAAGTTCCAGATTGGTGGTATGGAGTTTTAACTGTTGTTATTCTCGGATTGGGTATTTTCACAACTAGATACTGGGATACAGGGCTGCCTGTCTGGGGGTTTATAGTGATTTGTTTTGGAATGGGTGTAACTTTGATTATACCTGAAGGTATCTTGGAAGGAACTACCAATCAACGTA TCTTCTTGAATATCATTACCGAGTTAATCGCAGGGTATATCTGGCCTGGTAAACCCATTGCCAACATGATGGTCAAGATGTATGGGTATAATACCGTCAAACATGGAATGGACTTCGCTCAAGATTTGAAGCTAGGTCAATACATG AAAATCCCTCCTCGTACTCTGTTCTTCGCCCAAATATACTCTACTGTCTTGGCAGCAGCGGTACAaacaggag TCCTCCGATGGATGATTGGTCACATCGAGGACCTATGTTCTCCAACCAACAAGAACCGGTTTACCTGTGCCGGTGCCAAAGTAGTCTACAACGCCTCGATCATCTGGGGTACTATAGGTCCTCAGAGGATGTTTCAGAGTGGTCAAACGTACAACGCTTTGATgtatttcttcttgattggA CCCGTGGTTACCGTATTGGTCTGGTTGTTGTACCGAAGATATCCCAATAGCTGGATCAAATATATCAACGTACCTATTTTCTTTAACGCTGCTGGTAATATCCCTCCTGCCACTACCA CCCAATACTCTTTATGGTTCATCTTCGGATTCCTCTTCAACTACCTGATTAGGAAAAGAGCATTCAATTGGTGGAAGAGATACAACT ACCTCACACAAGCAGCCATGGATACTGGTACAGCTCTGGcgacaatcatcatctttttcGCGTTGAGCTACAACAACATCACGTTTGACTGGTGGGGTAATACCGTCGGGTCAAACACGATGGACACGAAGGGTACACCGTGGTTGAGTGTCCCGACGGGGACCCATTTCGGTCCTGGACCAGGTGAATTTTAG